The Porphyromonas pogonae genome segment CTCCCGTGATACTGATATTATTGTTGGTCAAGAATCCTTTTTGAAAAATCTCTTTTTGCCAGTCGGTATCAGCATTCCATATGGTATAGTCAAAGGGATTCAAGCCTTGATTCGATCGCTGTTCGTCGTACAATTCCCTGAATTGTGCCGCATTGGTCACAGACATCCTTTGAGAAATATCTTTGAATCCCATGGATGAATTAATATTGACGAATGTTTGACCTGATTTAGCCCGTTTAGTATTGATGATAATGACTCCATTTGCTCCTCTTACTCCAAAAATAGCAAGAGAGGAGGGATCTTTGAGGATCTCCATGGATTCGATATCAGCGGGATTGAGATAGTTGATATTATCCGAAAATAAACCATCCACTACATAGAGTGGTGCGTATCCGTTGATAGAGTTGGTACCGCGAACCCTGATTTCAGGATCTTGCCCCGCACGTCCAGTATTTACTACTTGTACCCCGGCTATTTTGCCTTGGAGCGAAGCCAAGGGATTTGCAGCAGGCCTATCAGCCAGATCTGAGGCATTTACACTGACTATGGATCCGGTAAGGTCTCGTTTCTTTGCGGAGCCGTAGCCTATGACCACGACTTCGTCCAGGGCATGTACGTCCTCGGAGAGAGCAATGTCAATGTGGGTGCGATCTTTTATGCTTTCTTCTACGGTTTTCATACCGATATAGGTGAAAACCAAAGTTCCGTTTCGTGGCACATTATTTAGGGTATAGTTACCGTTTGCGTCGGTAACCGTCATGTTTTTTGTGCCTTTCACCAAAATGCTGACTCCTATGGCGGCTTCGCCCGTTGCTTTTTCCGTTACTTTTCCCGAGACTGTGATTTGTTGCTGGGCAAATATGAGTGTGGGAATAAGTAAAAAGCCAATAATGAATAAAGATTTACATTTCATGGGTTTCTTTTCTTAGAGTTATTAGCAATATTGAATTTCAGCAAAGAAATTCATTCTTTTTTCCTTTGTCAAGAAACTGACCTCTCTAAATATACGCTATGTTCTATAACATCTATGTGCTTGCTACTTTATTGCTACTTTTAGTATTACTAAATATTTATTATGTAATGCTTTATGTTTGCTTGCTGATGCGGTGGGAGTATAACGTAAAAAGTATAATAAATGAGTCCCGGATACGAAAAATCTATCCTGTTCAAAGAGCAAAATAATCTTGAATAATTTTAAGTAAAAGTATTCTTTGGGATAACACTATTCTGACAAAATGATACTATTGACTATCCCGACTCATCTCTTGTTGATGAGTATAATGTGTTTGTTATGAATATACTAAATAATAATAGCAATGGTAAATGAGGCTAAAAAATCTTCTTGTTTTAGTTACGATACTGAGCTTATTTAGACAAAGTCTAAATAAGAAACCTGTATTTTGCCCTCTTGAATTACCCCTCTATAAGGGCTAAATAAAGGTCACTTATGTAAATGGATATGAAAGTAAATATCTGCAAAATGTATAGCACTCATATTTCATTTATTTATAGATATGCCTATGTTGATGATATGATGCGGTAGGGATGTCAGTCTTATTAGGATCGGTCTACTAACCTTATATGATGGGTCTGTCGGCTTTATACATGAGTCAGCCGATCTTATATGATAAGTCAGCCGACTTTATACATAAGTCCGCTGACCTTATATGATATTTAGGAGATTTAAATAGCAAATCCTGCGTGAGGAATATGCAGGATAGGCTCAAGGAATATGAGCGAAGTGAAGTTATAAGGGGTATAACTTATCAGGAGGGAATAGTGGAGGAGGGAGTGGCGTACAAAGCATGACATGCTATGAGGTACGATGTATCCATATCTGTGTGAATAAGCTGTTGTATGTGTCTGTCCGTAAAGCGCTGTCTGCCATAGCTATTATATCTTTGTGTTGTATAGATAAGTCCTGATTGTTATGTAACTCCATTGATATGCACTGAGGGGAGAGGGTAGTATAACAAAGATACAACATCATAATGCCTTTGTCAAGCCTGTGCATGCTGGTGCATCATGCATGGCGAAGGCGTTGATGGAGTATGCTCTCTAAACTGACAGATTGATAGTCTATCATGTGCTTTTATGCATAAAAGTAAGTATGGGGTGTAAAAGATAAAATAGGACGGATATGTGCCGTGCGGGCATGCAATGCCCTATATGTTTTGAGACCGTTGCATAGCAGGCCAATTGCTTCGTTGCTTGCGAGATTCGCGCTTGGTCATTTACCTGAAGTAAACACCCTGTGCACTCATTCTTAGCGCCTTGCATTTTACCCTCTCTGCCTGGTCAAAGTGTCTTTTGTCGGCTTTGCCTCCAAAATCCACGAGGCTGTTGATTTTTGCAACAGTCTCATTTTGCAAAAGATGCCGGTGCACAAACACTTCACGATATGGTGGAGCCGCACCGGACAAATAATTATCTCATCATTAAAATTTGATCCCACTATTTGAACTCTATCATAAACGAAACCAGATTAATGTCCTCAGGGAGATGGAGCTTTTTTCGCAAGCGATAGCGTGCTGCTTCGACACCTCGAGTTGTAAGGTTGAGCATTTTGGCAATATCTTTCGAGGTGTAGTTTAGTCTCAGCAGTGCGCACAGCTTCATATCCGTAGGGGTGAGTAATGGGTATTGGTGGTGAAGTTTGCGGAAGAAATTCTCATGAATGAGGTCGAAATTCTCTTGAAAAATAGCCCATTCATCTTCTCCCGACATACTCTCATTGATGAGTTTTACCAGTTTATTACCCTCAATCCTGTTGATGCGCCCGGAAAGGATATTGGTTTGGATTTCTTTTTTGAGGAGATTGAGAAACTCTTTATGATTGATGAGGTTCATAGATGCGCTCGCCAATTCTTTGCCCTTGTATACCAGTTCTGTCTCGAGCTTCTCATTCTTGAGTTGTGTGATGATACGCTCTTGCTTCTCGAGTTGCTGACGTCTTTCTTCCTCCTGCTGCACATAGAACTTCCTTTTCTTTTCTATAATCTGCTGTGAATAAAGACGAGTGAATAGGAGTACACCTCCCCAGAACAACAGGATATACACCACTATGGCAAAGTCGGTCTTGTACCAGGGCTTATTTATACTGAATGCAAATGAGAGGCTTGAGAGCTCGTTACCTATATCATCGATTATTCTGGCTTTGAGATTGTAGCTCCCGGCGGGGAGGTTGTCATAGGATACGGCAAGACCTTTGGGCATGGCATTCCACCGCAAGTCATAGCCTTCCAGATAACTTTCTATAACCAATGCTCTCCTTGAAAAATCAGGATACCGGAATTTGAATGTAATGTTATTGTTCTGATATTTGATCGCCAATCCTTCTTGCACGGGCATAAGGTCTTGTTTATCTTTCTTCCTATTGTAAGTCCATATGGTATTTATTCGCAATGTATCGTTTGGGCGATGATGGAAGTTTGTTGGGGTAAATTGGGCTATGCCGTTGTTGAGAGCAAGATACGAGACACCCTTTTCGCTTACAAATACATTGCCTCGCCCGGAACTGGGAGGGAAATTGAGTATGCTGAATGGTATGCGCAGCTGTACTTTGTATTTGTTAGCTTGTTGTGAGTAGGAGACGAATGTGTACTCATTGTCCCGTACAAACCAAAAAGATGTATCCGATACCGAGACTATCCGATGCACGTTGCCGGCATCAGGGAAGTCTTTGTTGAGCTGATCGTATGGTATTATTCTGCGGTTGAGATCATCATAAGTATAGAATCTATTACCGCTACTAAAAATAACTCTTCCGCGCAGCTTCATGACATGGACGGGTGATGCTATCTTTTGCACAGAATCCTGAATGGAAAAGTACTTTACTTCTGTAACCTTGGTAAGTTTATCATCGAAGCGCAACTTATACACCCCTTTGTACATATGACCGGCCCACACATTCCCCATATGATCTGTTTCAATCTGATTGACGAGGTCATAAAAACCTTGGATCTGATTGCTGTACTGCCACTGGCCATTGGCGTTTTTGCGGTATAAAGATAAATAAGTGTAAGTAGACTCGAGGAGAACCTCCTGATTGTTGATGATGGAGTGTTTGATATCCATACCACCCGTACACACATCCTTTAAAGGTGTATTGCGGTCATTGACTATGAAGGATGTACCTATGTTATTTCCCGTAATAATCTGATTACCGAAACGCTTGACAAACCATGATTGACTGTCAAATTCGGGTAGTCGGTACATATTTTTCTGAATTGGGTCATAAGTATATATGCCCTGATTTGTAGCGGCATATAGCTTGTTGTTATAGGTGAGGATGTCTTCTACGAGACCTATGTGTACATTCGATGGCTCGAAGAGGTAAATATTTGAGTTGGTCTGGATATTCGATATGCCGTTGTCCAATGCAGCCCATATGTTTTTGTCTCGATCTTCGTACAGCCCTAATACGGTATTGTTATGAAGGCCGTTTCTGATATTAAGGTGCCATTTTAGTGCCCCGTCTTTGCCGATAGCGAATACTCCATTCTTAAGGGTGCCTATAATATAAAGAGAGTCGGCATGGTAGATAGCGCGGTTGGCGGTTGCAGCTTTCAACTCCATGTCGGCACTCGTTGCCCACTGACTTACGCTTTGGGTGTGAGGTTTATAAAGAAGGATGCCGTTTTTTGAGGTTACAAGCAAGAGGTCTTTGTCATGCGGGAGTAATGCCACGATGTAGTCATTGTGCAGTTGCTTACGAGCGAGTAACCTCTTGAAAACGTTATGGTCTAGCTCATAAAAGTCATCTTGAATAAACTGTGAATACAATTTGTGATTATAGGTGAAGAAATATAACGGAGCGGGGAATGGCTTAGAGTGAGAGATGGTGGAAGCTTTCTCATTGTAGACGAAATAGGATGAGAAGGTTTGGAAATAAATATTTCCGTCGACTTTGTGGATGGTCCATACCTCATCATTCTGAAAGCGGTAATTCTTGATCATCCTTTTCAGCGAATGATAAACGAGAATGTTTTGTCCATTTTTCTCGAAAAAACCTAACTCTTCGAATGATCCCACATATATCCTTTCTTTTTTCTTTGCTTGGTCGATATAGATAGTCGCCCCTTAAAATCGTGTTTATTTTCTGATATACAGCAAATTGCACTCTTCTATTCTTTGATAAATCTGCAAGTTTTTGTATCTTTGGATATAGAAACTTGCAGATTTTTTTATGATACGCCCTACTCAAACAGTTCAATCTCTGTTCTCTTCGCTGGACGATTTGCTCAACCAGCAACATCCTCTGTATAAACTTTCCCATAAAATCGATTGGAAAAGGTTCGAAGAGGCTTTTTCTTCCTTGTATTGCCCTGACAATGGTCGTCCCGGTAAGCCTATTCGTTTAATGTGTGGTCTTTTAATTCTCAAGCATTTGCGCAATATTTCAGATGAATCTGTTGTAGAACAATGGAGTGAGAACGCTTATTTTCAATATTTTTGTGGCATGCAGGAGTTTACTCCTTCCTTTCCCTGCAATGCCTCGGAACTGGTTCACTTCCGCAAACGTATCGGCGAAAGAGGGATAGAGCTTATTCTTGCAGAAAGTATTCGTGTGAATGATGACAAAAATGATAAGGATCACCACGATACCGCTTTTATAGACTCCACCGTGCAGGAAAAGAATGTGACCTATCCTACAGATGCCAAGTTGCATAAGAAGATAGTAGGCAAGGTTCTCAAAATCGCAAGGGCTC includes the following:
- a CDS encoding helix-turn-helix and ligand-binding sensor domain-containing protein, which encodes MGSFEELGFFEKNGQNILVYHSLKRMIKNYRFQNDEVWTIHKVDGNIYFQTFSSYFVYNEKASTISHSKPFPAPLYFFTYNHKLYSQFIQDDFYELDHNVFKRLLARKQLHNDYIVALLPHDKDLLLVTSKNGILLYKPHTQSVSQWATSADMELKAATANRAIYHADSLYIIGTLKNGVFAIGKDGALKWHLNIRNGLHNNTVLGLYEDRDKNIWAALDNGISNIQTNSNIYLFEPSNVHIGLVEDILTYNNKLYAATNQGIYTYDPIQKNMYRLPEFDSQSWFVKRFGNQIITGNNIGTSFIVNDRNTPLKDVCTGGMDIKHSIINNQEVLLESTYTYLSLYRKNANGQWQYSNQIQGFYDLVNQIETDHMGNVWAGHMYKGVYKLRFDDKLTKVTEVKYFSIQDSVQKIASPVHVMKLRGRVIFSSGNRFYTYDDLNRRIIPYDQLNKDFPDAGNVHRIVSVSDTSFWFVRDNEYTFVSYSQQANKYKVQLRIPFSILNFPPSSGRGNVFVSEKGVSYLALNNGIAQFTPTNFHHRPNDTLRINTIWTYNRKKDKQDLMPVQEGLAIKYQNNNITFKFRYPDFSRRALVIESYLEGYDLRWNAMPKGLAVSYDNLPAGSYNLKARIIDDIGNELSSLSFAFSINKPWYKTDFAIVVYILLFWGGVLLFTRLYSQQIIEKKRKFYVQQEEERRQQLEKQERIITQLKNEKLETELVYKGKELASASMNLINHKEFLNLLKKEIQTNILSGRINRIEGNKLVKLINESMSGEDEWAIFQENFDLIHENFFRKLHHQYPLLTPTDMKLCALLRLNYTSKDIAKMLNLTTRGVEAARYRLRKKLHLPEDINLVSFMIEFK